One Osmerus mordax isolate fOsmMor3 chromosome 16, fOsmMor3.pri, whole genome shotgun sequence genomic window carries:
- the abhd17aa gene encoding abhydrolase domain containing 17A, depalmitoylase a: MNGLSIRELCGLFCCPPCPSRIAAKLAFLPPEPTYALLPDPDTSAVAGAGTGTGTGATGAGGAQPSLGAPGLRSRLGGGSVGDKGGGGGGVAGSGGSGASEGRWKLHLTERAEFQYSQRELDVTDVFLTRSSRGNRVGCMYIRCAPNARFTVLFSHGNAVDLGQMSSFYIGLGTRINCNIFSYDYSGYGVSSGKPSEKNLYADIDAAWHALRSRYGISPENIILYGQSIGTVPTVDLASRFECAAVVLHSPLTSGMRVAFPDTKKTYCFDAFPNIEKVSKIPSPVLIIHGTEDEVIDFSHGLALFERCPKAVEPLWVEGAGHNDIELYSQYLERLRRFINQDLAAQHT, encoded by the exons ATGAACGGTTTATCAATCCGAGAGTTATGTGGCCTGTtctgctgccctccctgccctagCCGCATCGCAGCCAAGCTGgccttcctccctccagagcCCACCTACGCCCTGCTCCCAGACCCAGACACGAGTGCCGTAGCTGGGGCTGGCACCGGTACCGGCACCGGGGCGACAGGCGCTGGGGGGGCTCAGCCATCCCTGGGAGCCCCAGGACTACGTTCCCGGTTGGGTGGGGGCAGTGTAGGGGACAAgggtggcggaggaggaggagtagcaggTAGCGGTGGGAGTGGAGCCTCAGAGGGCAGGTGGAAGCTGCACTTGACGGAGAGGGCCGAGTTCCAGTACTcccagagagagctggatgtgaCGGACGTGTTCCTGACCAGGTCCAGCCGGGGGAACAGGGTGGGCTGCATGTACATTCGCTGTGCCCCCAACGCCAG gTTCACAGTGCTGTTCTCCCATGGTAATGCTGTAGACCTGGGCCAGATGAGCAGCTTCTACATCGGCCTGGGGACCAGGATCAACTGTAACATCTTCTCCTACGACTACTCTGGCTATGGCGTCAGCAGCGGCAAGCCCTCAGAGAAGAACCTCTACGCTGACATAGATGCTGCCTGGCATGCCCTGCGCTCACG gTATGGCATCAGCCCTGAGAACATAATCCTGTATGGGCAGAGTATTGGCACGGTGCCCACGGTGGACCTAGCGTCCAGGTTTGAGTGTGCTGCCGtggtcctccactcccctctcacctctggcatgAGGGTGGCCTTCCCTGACACCAAGAAGACCTACTGCTTTGATGCCTTTCCCAA CATAGAGAAGGTGTCTAAGATCCCCTCCCCAGTGCTCATCATCCACGGTACGGAGGACGAGGTCATCGATTTCTCTCACGGCCTGGCTCTGTTCGAGCGCTGCCCCAAGGCTGTGGAGCccctgtgggtggagggggctggccACAACGATATCGAGCTCTATAGCCAATACCTGGAGAGGCTACGACGCTTCATCAACCAAGACCTGGCAGCACAGCACACCTGA
- the LOC136958865 gene encoding GRAM domain-containing protein 2B-like, whose amino-acid sequence SLREARPSEGRTSLREARPSEGRTSLREARPSEGRTSLREARPDVQELGRSLSKSNSIRSHTIEEEGLDRGGPDGVQTYVKHNKSFHKLFQDIPEAESLTHVFTCALQKEVLYHGKLFVSENFVCFHSSVLLKETKVVLHVSNIKEVKQKSALSMLSIRTTEGEKHSFVSLRNRELCYKLLQSVCPHTQVESRNSSPHVSSAENSPEPDMDTVSSHSSLEGSIHSPGPDHRVRGMNGSTPRSSTSRELGEQISDQEETGDLWVQNIKSFLPPREISNLNTLIYIFLLLVILLLLSSGYIGLRISALEEQLSSLGALSELSLHHTEYKKT is encoded by the exons AGTCTGAGGGAGGCCAGGCCCTCTGAGGGCAGGACGAGTCTGAGGGAGGCCAGGCCCTCTGAGGGCAGGACGAGTCTGAGGGAGGCCAGGCCCTCTGAGGGCAGGACGAGTCTGAGGGAGGCCAGGCCAGACGTCCAGGAGCTGGGAAGGAGCCTCAGCAAGAGTAACTCCATACG gtccCACACCATAGAAGAGGAGGGCTTGGATCGGGGGGGTCCAGACGGGGTGCAGACCTATGTGAAACACAACAAATCCTTCCACAAACTCTTCCAGGACATCCCTGAGGCCGAGAGTTTGACACATG TGTTCACCTGTGCCCTGCAGAAGGAAGTGCTTTATCACGGGAAGCTCTTTGTGTCGGAGAACTTTGTGTGTTTCCACTCCTCAGTCCTCCTCAAGGAGACCaag GTGGTGCTCCATGTGTCCAACATTAAGGAGGTGAAGCAGAAGTCCGCCTTGTCCATGCTGTCCATCAGGActacagagggagaaaag CACTCCTTTGTTTCTTTAAGGAACCGGGAACTGTGTTACAAACtcctgcagtctgtgtgtccacacacacag GTTGAGAGTCGTAACAGTAGTCCTCACGTTTCATCTGCAGAGAACAGCCCGGAACCGGACATGGACACA GTCTCAAGCCACTCCAGTCTGGAGGGCAGTATCCATTCTCCTGGCCCAGACCACAGAG TACGTGGGATGAATGGTTCTACTCCTAGAAGCAGCACCAGCAGAGAACTGGGAGAGCAGATCTCAGACCAAGAAGaaacag gtGACTTGTGGGTACAGAACATAAAATCATTCCTTCCTCCGAGAGAGATTAGCAACCTCAACACTCTTATCTACATTTTTCTGCTTCT GGTGATTCTGCTCTTGCTGTCATCTGGGTACATCGGTCTTAGGATATCAGCGCTGGAGGAACAACTAAGCTCTCTGGGTGCACTGTCTGAACTTTCCCTGCACCACACAGA GTACAAGAAAACGTAG